The Neoarius graeffei isolate fNeoGra1 chromosome 10, fNeoGra1.pri, whole genome shotgun sequence genome has a segment encoding these proteins:
- the LOC132892698 gene encoding uncharacterized protein LOC132892698 codes for MEIQSEKARIERRNPPVMQADAEETQTLLSHLWDVYVFGVTVLTMWTLAVFTLCFFTSAVLCLDSNEIRSSREMITDPEPTVMPSEKVTVNVSIHNNVRRRQQNTECTNQQGNGCRGSKKRRGRKRKPSLDDTVTEKGVKRSKCVRSRDCGEGWCCVQYPGGGRCQRVLQEGEMCLLGGRPKSKSRRRLERCDCTAGLNCLPKPGNPKGQGECRVHEKEPDTPH; via the exons ATGGAGATTCAGTCGGAGAAAGCGAGGATCGAGAGGAGGAATCCGCCAGTGA TGCAGGCTGATGCAGAAGAGACACAGACTCTTCTTTCACACCTCTGGGACGTTTATGTGTTCGGCGTGACGGTCCTCACCATGTGGACGCTTGCTGTTTTTACGCTGTGCTTCTTCACCTCTGCGGTTCTCTGCTTGGACTCCAATGAGATTCGCTCCTCCAGAGAGATGATTACAGACCCTGAGCCG ACGGTGATGCCGTCAGAGAAGGTTACAGTAAACGTGAGCATCCATAACAACGTGAGACGACGACAACAAAACACCGAATGCACTAATCAGCAG GGAAACGGATGCCGGGGCTCGAAGAAGAGACGTGGTCGTAAAAGGAAGCCATCGCTTGATGATACAGTCACTGAAAAAG GAGTGAAGAGGAGCAAGTGTGTGCGCTCACGTGACTGCGGAGAGGGCTGGTGCTGCGTTCAATACCCCGGTGGTGGACGGTGCCAGAGGGTTCTTCAGGAAGGCGAGATGTGCCTTTTAGGAGGGCGACCCAAATCTAAATCACGCAGACGTCTGGAGCGCTGCGACTGCACAGCAGGTCTGAACTGTCTCCCGAAGCCTGGTAACCCTAAGGGACAAGGAGAGTGCCGCGTTCATGAAAAGGAACCAGACACACCGCATTAG